Genomic segment of Nocardiopsis mwathae:
ACCGTGGAGGCCGGGGCGCCACCGGAGACCGCCGACGAGCTCGGCGCCGAGCTGGACCGGATGGCGCAGTGGCTCGGCCTGGACGGCGGCGTCACACACGCCCCGGCCTGACGGGCGGTCGGCGGTGGGTCAGACGCGCTCGATGACGGTGACGTTGGCCTGGCCGCCGCCCTCGCACATGGTCTGCAGGCCGTACCGGCCGCCGGTGCGGCGCAGCTCGTGCACCAGCTTGGTCATCAGGATCGATCCGGTGGCGCCCAGCGGGTGGCCGAGGGCGATGGCACCGCCGTTGGGGTTGACCCGGGCCGGGTCGGCACCGAGCTCCTCGGTCCAGGCCATCGGCACGGGCGCGAACGCCTCGTTGATCTCGGTGACGTCGATGTCGTCGATGGCCAGTCCCGCCTTGTCCAGTGCCGCGCGGGTGGCCGGGATCGGGGCGGTGAGCATGTAGACGGGGTCGTCGCCCATGAGGGAGAGCTGGACGACGCGGGCCAGCGGCGTCAGCCCGTGCCGTTCCACCGCGCGCTCCGAGGCGATCAGCACCGCGCCGGCGCCGACGGAGATCTGGCTGGCGACGGCCGCCGTCAGCTCCCAGCCCTCGCGCAGGGCCTGCAGCCCGGCCATCTTCTCCAGGGTGGTGTCGGGGCGGATGCCCTCGTCCTGGGTCAGACCGGCGAGCGGGGCGATCTCGGCGTCGAAGTAGCCGGCCTCGCGGGCGGCGGCCGCTCTCCGGTGGCTCTCCAGGGCGAAGCGCTCCAGGTCGGCACGCTTGTAACCCCACTTCTCGCACATCAGCTGGGCGCCGCGGAACTGGGAGATCTCCTGCATCCCGTAGCGCTCCAGCCAGCCCTCGCCGAAGAGCTGCAGCCCGTTGTCGAGGGCGAACTGGACGTTGGCGCCCATCGGCACCATGCCCATGTTCTCCACGCCCGAGGCGACGACGAGCTCCTGGGTGCCGGACATGACGCCCTGGGCGGCGAAGTGCACGGCCTGCTGGGAGGAGCCGCACTGGCGGTCGATGGTCACGCCCGCGGTCGTCTCCGGCAGCCCCGCCGAGAGCCAGGCGGTGCGGGCGAGGTCGAGGGCTTGGGGCCCGACCTGGCTGACGCAGCCCATGATGACGTCCTCGACCGCCGCCGGGTCGACGCCGGTGCGCTCGACGAGCTCCTTGAGGACGTGCGCCCCCATGTCGGCCGGATGGATGCCGGCGAGCGCGCCCTTCTTGGTGCCTACCGGCGTGCGAACGGCCCCGACGATGAATGCCTCAGCCACGGTGTCCTCCTGGGGGACCTCGGATGTACGTCTTGAACCGAACCATATTCGGTTTGCGTCCCAGCGCAAGGGGGTGGGGGCCGCTCTACGGCCGATCCACCGCCGGGACCCACCGCTTCACAGCGGCCGGTCGGGGATCGGGTCGCGGACGAGGCGGGCGTCCTGCTCATCGCCGAGGGTGTCGCGGGTCAGCTCCTCCAGCAGGGCGACCAGTTCGCCGTACTCCTGCGCCGCGTACTCCTCCAGCAGGTCGCGCAGGACCGCCCGCTGGGCGTCGTAGAGCCGCCGCGCGGCGTCCCGGCCCCGCGTGTTGAGCTCCCAGACCGCCGGGTCCCCGGTGTCCTCGTGCAGCAGCCCCGCCAGCACCAACTCGTCGCGGACCTGCTCGGTGACGGCGGCCGGGCAGTGCGCGAGCCGCGCCAGCTCCTCCCGGGTGATCGGCCCGGTGGCGGCCAGGTGGGTCAGCGCCCAGCTGCTGCCCGGTGACAGGTCGAGCCCGGCGGCGCGCGCCAGGTCCGCGTAGATCCGCCTGGCACCGCGGGCGTCGGCGACCCGGTGGACCGCCTTCTCCACCCGGTCCAGCGGCCCACGCCCCGTCCACACCGGCGCCACCTGCTCGTCCAGGTCGGGGGCGGCCACCGTGGTGCGCAGGGGGATCTCCTTCAGCATCAGGGCGAGGATGAAGGCGATGACGGCGACCGGGACGGCGGAGAGGAAGACGATGTCGATCGCGTCGGCGTAGGCGATGAGGAACTCGGCCTGGACGGCTCCGGGGAGTCGGTCCACAACCTGTGGATCGGCCTCGATGCCCTCGACGGTGACGCCCGGGGGCAGGCTGATCTCGGCCGACCGGGCGCGCAGGTTGTCGGCGAGCCGCGCGGAGAACACCGACCCGAAGATCGAGGTGCCGAACGCCCCGCCGATCGACCGGGAGAACGTGCCGGCCGACGTGGCCACGCCCAGGTCGCGGTAGTCCGCGGCGTTCTGGATGGCCGTCACGATCACCTGCATCGTCAAGCCCAGGCCCAAACCGAGCAGCAGGAAGTAGGCCCCCATCTCGATGGGGCGCGTGTCCGGCCCGAGCAGGGACAGCAGCGCGAGCGCGACCGCGATGACGGCGCCGCCGAGGATCGGGAACGGCTTGTAGTGCCCGGTCTTGGTGACCAGGAACCCGGTGCCGATCGACGTGGTGAGCATGCCCAGCACCATGGGCACCAGCGCCAGCCCGGAGACCGTCGGCGAGTAGCCGTGCACGACCTGCAGGAAAAGCGGCAGGAAGGCCATCGACCCCATCATCGCGAAGCCGACGCAGAAGCTGATCGCCATGCCCACGCGGATCACCGGCGAGGCGAACAGGCGCAGCGGCAGCACCGGCTCGGCCGCGCGCCGCGCGCTCAGCCACCACAGCACCCCGAGGGCCAGCGCCGCCGCGCCGAGCCCGATGATGACCGGCGAGGACCATGGATAGGTGCTGCCGCCCCAGGACGCCAGCAGCGTGACGCACACGGCGAGCCCGGCGAGGAGCGCGGTGCCGAGGTAGTCGATGCGGCGGCTCACGCGCGCGGAGGTGTCGGCGGGCAGGATCAGGAGCACGATCAGCAGGGCCGCGACCCCGAGGGGGATGTTGATGTAGAACACCCAGCGCCAGGAGAGGTGGTCGACGAAGAACCCGCCGATGAGGGGGCCGGCGACACTCGCCAGCCCGAACGCCGCGCCGATGAAGCCCTGGTAGCGGCCGCGCTCGCGTGGGGAGACGATGTCGCCGATGATCGCCGAGGCGAGGACCATGAGGCCGCCGCCCCCGATGCCCTGCACCGCGCGGAAGAGGATGAGTTCGAGCATGGCCGCCGCGAGCCCGGACAGCGCCGAGCCGACCAGGAAGATCGCGATGCAGCCGAGGAAGATCCACTTGCGGCCGAACTGGTCACCGAGTTTGCCCCACAGGGGTGTGCTGGCGGTGACGGCGAGCAGGTAGGCGGTGACGACCCAGGAAAGGTGGTTGAGCCCGCCCAGGTCGGAGACGATCGTCGGCAGCGCCGTCGCGACGATGGTCTGGTCGAGGGCCGCGAGCAGCACCGCCAGCAGCAGCGCCCCCATGATGGCGAGGACGGCCGGACGCTTCCCGTCCTCCCTGCGCTCGCGGCGCTCCACGGTGTGCGCCGGCATGCTGATCCCCCGTTCAGCATCGAGTTCGCAGCCCGACCCTATGCGGCACCGGATCACCGACCCCGGGAACGACACCTCTTCTTTGCCCTGCGCATACTCGGGCGGCGGCTCGGCACCGCCCGCCCTCTATAAAACCGAACGAGATTCGGTTACCGTGGTGCCCTACCATCCCGTCCCCGCCTGCCGCACTGGCGCGAGCGAAGGAGCGACTCCATGCAGAGGGAACTCTTCGACACCGAACACGACCTCTTCCGCGAATCGGTGGCCGAGTTCCTCCAACGCGAGGTGGCGCCCTACCACCCCCAGTGGGAGAAGGACGGCATCGTCCCGCGCGAGGTCTGGACCGAAGCCGGGAAGGTCGGCCTCCTCGGCCTCGGCGTGCCCGAGGAGTACGGCGGCTCCGGCACCGACGACTTCCGGTTCAACGTCGTCGTCAGCGAGGAGATCTGCCGCGCCCACGCCACCGGCCTCGGATTCGTGCTGCAGAACGACGTGATGGCGCCCTACCTCGTCGGCCTCACCACCGACGAGCAGAAGCGGCGCTGGCTGCCGGGCTTCAGCAGCGGAGAGCTGATCACCGCCATCGCCATGACCGAGCCGGGCGCCGGGAGCGACCTGCAGGGCGTCCAGACCACGGCGGTGCGCGACGGGGACGACTACGTCATCAACGGCCAGAAGACGTTCATCACCAACGGGATCAACTCCGACCTGGTGATCGTGGTCGCCCGGACCCGGCCGGAGGGCGGCGCGCACGGGACCTCGCTGATCGCCGTCGAGCGCGGCACCCCCGGCTTCGAGCGCGGCCGCAACCTGGACAAGATCGGCCTGAAAGCCCAGGACACCGCCGAACTGTTCTTCAGCGACGTGCGCGTCCCCGCCGCCAACCTGATCGGCGAGGAGAACCAGGGCTTCATCCACCTGATGAACAACCTGCCCCAGGAGCGCCTGTCGATCGCGGTGGCCGCGGTGGCGGGGGCCGAGTTCGTACTGGCCGCGACGATCGAGTACTGCAGGGAGCGCACCGCGTTCGGCCGCCCCATCGGCAGGTTCCAGAACACCCGGTTCGTCCTCGCCGAGCTGTCCACCGAGGTCGACATCGCCCGCACCTACGTCGACCGCGCGATCACCCTGCACAACCGGGGGGACCTGTCCGTCGCGGACGCCGCCAAGGCCAAGTGGTGGACCACCGAGCTGGCCAACAAGGTCATGGACCGGTGCCTGCAGTTGCACGGCGGGTATGGGTACATGATGGAGTACCCGGTGGCGAAAGCCTGGCAGGACGCCCGAGTCCAATCGATCTTCGGCGGCACGACCGAGATCATGAAGGAGATCGTGGGGCGCTCGCTGGACCTGTAGCCGCCCCCCCGAACGGGTCTCGGTGAAAGGGTCACATCGCATGGCGGACGCAGCTGCGGCGAGCGGCGCGTGGGACGGCTTGATCGTCCTCGGTCTCCTGGTCCTCCTCCTCGTCCTGGGCGTGCGCAAGCTCCGCCCCCGCGTCCACATCCCCTGGACCACCGGCGGGATCGTGGTGTTCTTCATCTTCTTGTGCCTGCTGTTGTGGGCGTGGTCCTGGCGCTGACACGGGGGTCGAAGGGGGTCGCCCCCCTGGGCCAACACAGCATCTTCTTGTGCCTGCTGTTGTGGGCGTGGTCCTGGCGCTGACACGGGGGTCGAAGGGGGTCGCCCCCCTGGACCGACACAGCATCTTCTTGTGCCTGCTGTTGTGGGCGTGGTCCTGGCGCTGACGCCACCTTGCCGTTGATCTCGGGGGTATCGACCTCATCTCGCAGCGGATTCGGTCGATACGCCCGAGATCGACGGAGGGATAGGGGCGGGCAACAGGGATGATGGGACCTCAGGTGGGCTGCGCCGACTCGCGGATCAGCCGGGGCCGGGTCCTCTTCCTGCTATTCGCCTTTCAGGGGGATCTCGAACCACACGGCCTTGCCGTCGGGGGTGGGGCGCGAGCCCCATCTGGACGCCAACTGGTCCACGAGGTAGAGGCCTCTGCCGCCCTCGTCGTCGGCGCCCGCGCTGCGGATGCGCGGCAGGCGCAGGTCGTGGTCGAACACCTCGACCCACACCGACGACGCTCCCCGCCTCAGCCGCAGCAGGAAGCGGCGCTTCTCGTCGTCCTGTGTCGTGGAACCGTCGCCCTCCTGGACCTCTTCCAGCAGGTCGGACCAGTCCTCGTCGAACTCGTCGAGCCCCATCGCACCGCCGTGGGCGAAGGGGAGACCGGAGTCCTTGACGCCTTCGGGCGTGAACTCCCGGTGCACCGGAGGAGGCGTCGCGTGGATGACGACGTTGGTGACGATCTCGGACACCAGCAGGCAGGCCAGCTCGGCCTGGTCGCGGTCCATGCCCCAGCTGCGGAACGTGCTGGCCGCGAGGTGCCGGGCCTCGCCGACAGTGGGGGGCTCGGCGACGAACCAGCCCTCCTGGATGGCCAGCTCCTCGGGGTGGGTGCGGACCACGAGCAGCGCGGTGTCGTCGTCGATCTCCCCCGGCACCGCCGTGACGGCGGTCTCCGCGATCTGCTCGACCCCCTTGTCGGCCACGGCCCGCACTCGCTCCACCAGCAGGGTCAGTGAGCGGTGCAGGTTGACCGTGCCGCCCACCGGACGGCGGTCGACCAGGCCGTCGGTGTAGAGCAGCAGGGTGGCGCCGGGCGGCAGGGTGACATCGGCCTGATGGTAGATCGCGTCCTCGAAGGGGGCACCCCGGTGTTTGACGCCCAGCAGCGTGTCGGAGACCTCCAGGGCCAGCTCCGATACCTGGCCGTCGCTGATGAGCAGCGGCGCCTGGTGCCCGGCATTGGCATAGGACAGCGACCGCGACCACGCGTCGTAGACCATGTAGAGGCAGCTGACACTGGGCACCCAGGTGCCGCCGTCGCCGTCGGGACGGCCCAGGCGGCGCACCCACTCGTCCAGCTCGCGCAGGATGTCGGCGGGTTCCCGGTCGGCCTGGGCGAAGGCGCGCAGGGCGGCACGCAGCTGGCCCATGACCGCGGCGGCGTGCGGGCCGCGGCCCTCGACGTCGCCCACGACCATGCCGACCCGGCCCGCCGAGAGCGGGATGACGTCGTAGAAGTCGCCGCCGACCTGGGTCTGGATGCCGTGGCCGTGGGCCTCCAGCGGTTTGGCCGGGACGTAGCGGTGCGCGATGGACAGGCCGTCGAACCGCGGGAAGGAACTGGGCAGCAGGCTGTTCTGGAAGGCCAGCGCGGTGCTGCGCTCCTCCTCGAACAGGCGGGCGTTGTCGATGGCGAGAGCCACCCGTGAGGCGATGGCGCCGACCAGGTCGCGGTCGAAGCCGCCGTAGCTCGTCTTCTCGCGGGGGGACAGGCGGGAGAGGGCGAGCGTGAGCACACCCAGGAGTTCACCGCGGGCGCGCAGAGGCGCCGCGATGGCCGATGTCATCCCCACCTGCTCGGCGACCTGGGCGGAGCGCTCCCCGGCGACGTCCACCGGGTAGATCCGGTCGGTGACGACCTGGGTCTGCAGGGTCCGCATCGCTTCGTAGACGAAGTGCCGATCGGGATATCGGACCTCTTCACCTACGTCGAACCAGGTGCCCGGGGGCGGGGTCCAGCCCTCGGCGTGCACGGACACGCGCCGGACCAGGCGGTCGTGGTCGAAGAGGTCGAGGAAGCAGTGGTCGGCGAACTGCGGCACCAGGATCTCGGCGACCGCCTTCACCGTGGTGTCGAACTCCAGCGAGCTGGCCAGGCGGCTGCCCACCCGGTCGAGCAACCCGTACTGATCCTCCACCCGCCCGTAACGCATGGCCTCGGTGGCGAACCAGACGACGCCCTCGATCGCCCCGGAGTCGTGCCGCAGCGGCACCGCCTGGGAGCGCAGGTGGATCCAGGTGGAGTCGGAGCGCAGGACGGCGAAGGTGCCCTCCCACGTCTCACCCTTGAGGACGCGGCGGGCGAGCTGGGCGGCGCGCTCTTGGTCGGCCTCGTGCACGCCCAGGTCGATGAGGGAGATGCCGAGGAGGTCGCGATCGTCGGCGAATCCGAGGAGTTCGCGGGCGAAGGTGTTCCAGTACAGGAGGTGGCCGTGTCGGTCGGCCACGAAGACGGCGACCTGCGCCTGTTCGAAGACCTCGGCCCCGGAGAGCGCGCCATCGTCGTAGAAGGCTTCCCCCCACCGCTTCATACAGCAGCCACCTTGCCGTCATGGACCGTCTTCACGATGCCCTGCGCGATCCACATCGCCCCTGCGGGACGGACGGATGAGAGATCATGCCGACCGGCCCCGGCCATGGCATGAGCATAGCCCCCGCACGGAGAAGTCCGCTGAACAACGCGACATTCCGGCATCGCGGGACACCATGGGGCACCCCGCGACGTAGTTACGGCTTGGCGACGAAGATGTGGCCGGCGATGTGCCGATCCAGTTCGCTGCGCTCGCCATCCCTCTCGCTACCACCAATCACGCGCACGCCCTCATCGCCGAGCAGAAGCGTCACTTCCTTTCCGGGTTGTACCCCGGCACGCTTCAGATCGAGCATCACATCGGTGTCGCTCTGCAGCTGCTCGCTGATCCGGCGGACCGTCACCCTCGTCGCGGTGCCGTTGGCGACGTCCAGCATCGGCACGATCGAGTCGTCGGTGAAGGGCTCGGGAGCGTAGTCCTCCAGGCCGAGTTCGTCCAGCCCGGGGATGGGGTTTCCGTGGGGGCAGACCGAGGGCGCGTTGAGCAGCTGCACCAGGCGCTCCTCGACGGCCTCGGAGATCACGTGCTCCCAGCGGCAGGCCTCGACGTGCACTTCCTCCCAGGGCAGGCCGATGACGTCGACGAGCAGGCGCTCGGCCAGCCGGTGCTTGCGCATGACGTGCGTCGCGAGCTTACGGCCTTCGGGGGTCATGACCAGATGGCGGTCGTTCTCGACACGGAGCAGGCCGTCGCGCTCCATGCGGGCGACTGTCTGACTGACCGTGGGGCCACTCTGCTGGAGACGCTCGGCGATCCGCGCCCGAAGCGGCACGATGCCTTCCTCTTCGAGCTCGAAGATCGTGCGGAGGTACATCTCCGTGGTGTCGATAAGCCCGTGTGCGGTCAAGGCTCTCCCTCCCATCGTGGGCCCGTTGAGAGTTGACAACGGTAGAACTCTCAACACGGGCCAGCGGCGGCGGATTCCGTGGGCGGAAGACCCGATCCACGAGTCCATCGACCTGCCCGTGCGCCCCTGGCCGCGGGAGCGGCCACCGATGGTTACATCATAGCGTGGCGGGCGACACGCCGATTCCACCTGGTGTGCCATCGTCCACGGCCGGACGCGGGGCCGCAGGTCCTGGCACCCGGGCGATCCGGCGCCGGCCGCCGTGCCTCCCGGACCACCCTCCGCCCCCGGGTCCACCCCGGACCCCGCGGGCACCTCTCGGCGTCCCGTGGCTCCCCGTGCCCGGCCGCTACGGCGAGAGGCGCTCGACCTCCCACGTGCCGTCGGCGGGCTCGCCCCCGACCAGCACGTAGCGGAACCGGTCGTGCATCCGGTCCGGGCTCCCCCGCCAGAACTCCATCTCCACCGGGTGGACGCGGTAGCCGCCCCAGTAGGCCGGCCGGGGCACC
This window contains:
- a CDS encoding acetyl-CoA C-acetyltransferase, with product MAEAFIVGAVRTPVGTKKGALAGIHPADMGAHVLKELVERTGVDPAAVEDVIMGCVSQVGPQALDLARTAWLSAGLPETTAGVTIDRQCGSSQQAVHFAAQGVMSGTQELVVASGVENMGMVPMGANVQFALDNGLQLFGEGWLERYGMQEISQFRGAQLMCEKWGYKRADLERFALESHRRAAAAREAGYFDAEIAPLAGLTQDEGIRPDTTLEKMAGLQALREGWELTAAVASQISVGAGAVLIASERAVERHGLTPLARVVQLSLMGDDPVYMLTAPIPATRAALDKAGLAIDDIDVTEINEAFAPVPMAWTEELGADPARVNPNGGAIALGHPLGATGSILMTKLVHELRRTGGRYGLQTMCEGGGQANVTVIERV
- a CDS encoding MFS transporter; its protein translation is MPAHTVERRERREDGKRPAVLAIMGALLLAVLLAALDQTIVATALPTIVSDLGGLNHLSWVVTAYLLAVTASTPLWGKLGDQFGRKWIFLGCIAIFLVGSALSGLAAAMLELILFRAVQGIGGGGLMVLASAIIGDIVSPRERGRYQGFIGAAFGLASVAGPLIGGFFVDHLSWRWVFYINIPLGVAALLIVLLILPADTSARVSRRIDYLGTALLAGLAVCVTLLASWGGSTYPWSSPVIIGLGAAALALGVLWWLSARRAAEPVLPLRLFASPVIRVGMAISFCVGFAMMGSMAFLPLFLQVVHGYSPTVSGLALVPMVLGMLTTSIGTGFLVTKTGHYKPFPILGGAVIAVALALLSLLGPDTRPIEMGAYFLLLGLGLGLTMQVIVTAIQNAADYRDLGVATSAGTFSRSIGGAFGTSIFGSVFSARLADNLRARSAEISLPPGVTVEGIEADPQVVDRLPGAVQAEFLIAYADAIDIVFLSAVPVAVIAFILALMLKEIPLRTTVAAPDLDEQVAPVWTGRGPLDRVEKAVHRVADARGARRIYADLARAAGLDLSPGSSWALTHLAATGPITREELARLAHCPAAVTEQVRDELVLAGLLHEDTGDPAVWELNTRGRDAARRLYDAQRAVLRDLLEEYAAQEYGELVALLEELTRDTLGDEQDARLVRDPIPDRPL
- a CDS encoding acyl-CoA dehydrogenase family protein, producing MQRELFDTEHDLFRESVAEFLQREVAPYHPQWEKDGIVPREVWTEAGKVGLLGLGVPEEYGGSGTDDFRFNVVVSEEICRAHATGLGFVLQNDVMAPYLVGLTTDEQKRRWLPGFSSGELITAIAMTEPGAGSDLQGVQTTAVRDGDDYVINGQKTFITNGINSDLVIVVARTRPEGGAHGTSLIAVERGTPGFERGRNLDKIGLKAQDTAELFFSDVRVPAANLIGEENQGFIHLMNNLPQERLSIAVAAVAGAEFVLAATIEYCRERTAFGRPIGRFQNTRFVLAELSTEVDIARTYVDRAITLHNRGDLSVADAAKAKWWTTELANKVMDRCLQLHGGYGYMMEYPVAKAWQDARVQSIFGGTTEIMKEIVGRSLDL
- a CDS encoding SpoIIE family protein phosphatase gives rise to the protein MKRWGEAFYDDGALSGAEVFEQAQVAVFVADRHGHLLYWNTFARELLGFADDRDLLGISLIDLGVHEADQERAAQLARRVLKGETWEGTFAVLRSDSTWIHLRSQAVPLRHDSGAIEGVVWFATEAMRYGRVEDQYGLLDRVGSRLASSLEFDTTVKAVAEILVPQFADHCFLDLFDHDRLVRRVSVHAEGWTPPPGTWFDVGEEVRYPDRHFVYEAMRTLQTQVVTDRIYPVDVAGERSAQVAEQVGMTSAIAAPLRARGELLGVLTLALSRLSPREKTSYGGFDRDLVGAIASRVALAIDNARLFEEERSTALAFQNSLLPSSFPRFDGLSIAHRYVPAKPLEAHGHGIQTQVGGDFYDVIPLSAGRVGMVVGDVEGRGPHAAAVMGQLRAALRAFAQADREPADILRELDEWVRRLGRPDGDGGTWVPSVSCLYMVYDAWSRSLSYANAGHQAPLLISDGQVSELALEVSDTLLGVKHRGAPFEDAIYHQADVTLPPGATLLLYTDGLVDRRPVGGTVNLHRSLTLLVERVRAVADKGVEQIAETAVTAVPGEIDDDTALLVVRTHPEELAIQEGWFVAEPPTVGEARHLAASTFRSWGMDRDQAELACLLVSEIVTNVVIHATPPPVHREFTPEGVKDSGLPFAHGGAMGLDEFDEDWSDLLEEVQEGDGSTTQDDEKRRFLLRLRRGASSVWVEVFDHDLRLPRIRSAGADDEGGRGLYLVDQLASRWGSRPTPDGKAVWFEIPLKGE
- a CDS encoding metal-dependent transcriptional regulator, whose amino-acid sequence is MTAHGLIDTTEMYLRTIFELEEEGIVPLRARIAERLQQSGPTVSQTVARMERDGLLRVENDRHLVMTPEGRKLATHVMRKHRLAERLLVDVIGLPWEEVHVEACRWEHVISEAVEERLVQLLNAPSVCPHGNPIPGLDELGLEDYAPEPFTDDSIVPMLDVANGTATRVTVRRISEQLQSDTDVMLDLKRAGVQPGKEVTLLLGDEGVRVIGGSERDGERSELDRHIAGHIFVAKP